One part of the Arabidopsis thaliana chromosome 4, partial sequence genome encodes these proteins:
- the HOG1 gene encoding S-adenosyl-L-homocysteine hydrolase (HOMOLOGY-DEPENDENT GENE SILENCING 1 (HOG1); FUNCTIONS IN: adenosylhomocysteinase activity, copper ion binding; INVOLVED IN: methylation-dependent chromatin silencing, one-carbon metabolic process, posttranscriptional gene silencing, embryo development ending in seed dormancy; LOCATED IN: plasma membrane, membrane; EXPRESSED IN: 35 plant structures; EXPRESSED DURING: 16 growth stages; CONTAINS InterPro DOMAIN/s: S-adenosyl-L-homocysteine hydrolase (InterPro:IPR000043), S-adenosyl-L-homocysteine hydrolase, conserved site (InterPro:IPR020082), S-adenosyl-L-homocysteine hydrolase, NAD binding (InterPro:IPR015878); BEST Arabidopsis thaliana protein match is: S-adenosyl-l-homocysteine (SAH) hydrolase 2 (TAIR:AT3G23810.1); Has 35333 Blast hits to 34131 proteins in 2444 species: Archae - 798; Bacteria - 22429; Metazoa - 974; Fungi - 991; Plants - 531; Viruses - 0; Other Eukaryotes - 9610 (source: NCBI BLink).) encodes MALLVEKTSSGREYKVKDMSQADFGRLELELAEVEMPGLMACRTEFGPSQPFKGARITGSLHMTIQTAVLIETLTALGAEVRWCSCNIFSTQDHAAAAIARDSAGVKAEEIFEKTGQVPDPTSTDNPEFQIVLSIIKEGLQVDPKKYHKMKERLVGVSEETTTGVKRLYQMQQNGTLLFPAINVNDSVTKSKFDNLYGCRHSLPDGLMRATDVMIAGKVAVICGYGDVGKGCAAAMKTAGARVIVTEIDPICALQALMEGLQVLTLEDVVSEADIFVTTTGNKDIIMVDHMRKMKNNAIVCNIGHFDNEIDMLGLETYPGVKRITIKPQTDRWVFPETKAGIIVLAEGRLMNLGCATGHPSFVMSCSFTNQVIAQLELWNEKASGKYEKKVYVLPKHLDEKVALLHLGKLGARLTKLSKDQSDYVSIPIEGPYKPPHYRY; translated from the exons ATGGCGTTGCTCGTCGAGAAGACCTCAAGTGGCCGTGAATACAAGGTCAAAGACATGTCTCAAGCCGATTTCGGTCGTCTCGAACTCGAGCTCGCCGAAGTTGAGATGCCTGGACTCATGGCTTGTCGTACCGAATTCGGACCTTCTCAGCCATTCAAAGGCGCTAGAATCACCGGATCTCTTCACATGACCATCCAAACCGCCGTACTCATCGAAACCCTAACTGCTCTCGGTGCTGAAGTCAGATGGTGTTCCTGCAACATCTTTTCCACTCAAGACCACGCCGCCGCAGCCATCGCTCGTGACTCCGCC GGTGTTAAAGCTGAGGAGATCTTTGAGAAGACTGGTCAAGTTCCTGATCCTACTTCTACTGATAACCCTGAGTTTCAGATCGTGTTGTCTATTATCAAGGAAGGTCTTCAAGTTGATCCTAAGAAGTACCACAAGATGAAGGAGAGACTTGTTGGTGTCTCTGAGGAAACTACCACTGGTGTTAAGAGGCTTTACCAGATGCAGCAAAATGGAACTCTTTTGTTCCCTGCCATTAACGTTAACGACTCTGTCACCAAGAGCAAG TTCGACAACTTGTATGGTTGCCGTCACTCACTCCCTGATGGTCTCATGAGGGCCACTGATGTCATGATCGCTGGAAAGGTTGCTGTTATCTGTGGATATGGTGATGTTGGAAAGGGTTGTGCTGCTGCCATGAAGACTGCTGGTGCTAGAGTCATTGTGACTGAGATTGATCCCATCTGTGCCCTTCAAGCTTTGATGGAAGGACTTCAGGTTCTTACCCTTGAGGATGTTGTCTCAGAAGCTGATATCTTTGTCACCACCACCGGTAACAAAGACATCATCATGGTCGACCacatgaggaagatgaagaacaacgCTATTGTGTGCAACATTGGTCACTTTGACAATGAGATTGACATGCTTGGACTTGAGACTTACCCTGGTGTGAAGCGTATCACCATCAAGCCACAGACTGACAGGTGGGTGTTCCCAGAGACCAAGGCTGGAATCATTGTCTTGGCTGAGGGTCGTCTGATGAACTTGGGTTGTGCCACTGGTCACCCAAGTTTCGTGATGTCTTGCTCTTTCACCAACCAGGTGATTGCCCAGCTCGAGCTCTGGAACGAGAAAGCAAGCGGAAAGTACGAGAAGAAGGTGTACGTTCTTCCCAAGCATTTGGATGAGAAGGTTGCATTACTTCACTTGGGCAAGCTTGGAGCCAGGCTTACAAAGCTGTCAAAGGACCAATCTGACTACGTCAGCATTCCAATTGAGGGACCATACAAGCCTCCTCACTACAGGtactga
- the HOG1 gene encoding S-adenosyl-L-homocysteine hydrolase (HOMOLOGY-DEPENDENT GENE SILENCING 1 (HOG1); FUNCTIONS IN: adenosylhomocysteinase activity; INVOLVED IN: methylation-dependent chromatin silencing, one-carbon metabolic process, posttranscriptional gene silencing, embryo development ending in seed dormancy; LOCATED IN: plasma membrane, membrane; EXPRESSED IN: 34 plant structures; EXPRESSED DURING: 16 growth stages; CONTAINS InterPro DOMAIN/s: S-adenosyl-L-homocysteine hydrolase (InterPro:IPR000043), S-adenosyl-L-homocysteine hydrolase, conserved site (InterPro:IPR020082), NAD(P)-binding domain (InterPro:IPR016040), S-adenosyl-L-homocysteine hydrolase, NAD binding (InterPro:IPR015878); BEST Arabidopsis thaliana protein match is: S-adenosyl-l-homocysteine (SAH) hydrolase 2 (TAIR:AT3G23810.1); Has 6788 Blast hits to 6786 proteins in 1444 species: Archae - 223; Bacteria - 2243; Metazoa - 514; Fungi - 135; Plants - 203; Viruses - 0; Other Eukaryotes - 3470 (source: NCBI BLink).), whose product MALLVEKTSSGREYKVKDMSQADFGRLELELAEVEMPGLMACRTEFGPSQPFKGARITGSLHMTIQTAVLIETLTALGAEVRWCSCNIFSTQDHAAAAIARDSAAVFAWKGETLQEYWWCTERALDWGPGGGPDLIVDDGGDATLLIHEGVKAEEIFEKTGQVPDPTSTDNPEFQIVLSIIKEGLQVDPKKYHKMKERLVGVSEETTTGVKRLYQMQQNGTLLFPAINVNDSVTKSKFDNLYGCRHSLPDGLMRATDVMIAGKVAVICGYGDVGKGCAAAMKTAGARVIVTEIDPICALQALMEGLQVRIYLWFCVGLWWESGTV is encoded by the exons ATGGCGTTGCTCGTCGAGAAGACCTCAAGTGGCCGTGAATACAAGGTCAAAGACATGTCTCAAGCCGATTTCGGTCGTCTCGAACTCGAGCTCGCCGAAGTTGAGATGCCTGGACTCATGGCTTGTCGTACCGAATTCGGACCTTCTCAGCCATTCAAAGGCGCTAGAATCACCGGATCTCTTCACATGACCATCCAAACCGCCGTACTCATCGAAACCCTAACTGCTCTCGGTGCTGAAGTCAGATGGTGTTCCTGCAACATCTTTTCCACTCAAGACCACGCCGCCGCAGCCATCGCTCGTGACTCCGCCGCTGTTTTCGCCTGGAAAGGTGAGACTCTTCAGGAGTACTGGTGGTGTACCGAGCGTGCTCTAGATTGGGGTCCAGGTGGTGGTCCTGATCTGATTGTTGATGATGGTGGTGACGCTACTCTTTTGATTCATGAGGGTGTTAAAGCTGAGGAGATCTTTGAGAAGACTGGTCAAGTTCCTGATCCTACTTCTACTGATAACCCTGAGTTTCAGATCGTGTTGTCTATTATCAAGGAAGGTCTTCAAGTTGATCCTAAGAAGTACCACAAGATGAAGGAGAGACTTGTTGGTGTCTCTGAGGAAACTACCACTGGTGTTAAGAGGCTTTACCAGATGCAGCAAAATGGAACTCTTTTGTTCCCTGCCATTAACGTTAACGACTCTGTCACCAAGAGCAAG TTCGACAACTTGTATGGTTGCCGTCACTCACTCCCTGATGGTCTCATGAGGGCCACTGATGTCATGATCGCTGGAAAGGTTGCTGTTATCTGTGGATATGGTGATGTTGGAAAGGGTTGTGCTGCTGCCATGAAGACTGCTGGTGCTAGAGTCATTGTGACTGAGATTGATCCCATCTGTGCCCTTCAAGCTTTGATGGAAGGACTTCAG GTTCGGATCTACTTGTGGTTTTGTGTTGGGTTGTGGTGGGAGAGTGGAACAGTTTGA
- the HOG1 gene encoding S-adenosyl-L-homocysteine hydrolase (MATERNAL EFFECT EMBRYO ARREST 58 (MEE58); FUNCTIONS IN: adenosylhomocysteinase activity, copper ion binding; INVOLVED IN: methylation-dependent chromatin silencing, one-carbon metabolic process, posttranscriptional gene silencing, embryo development ending in seed dormancy; LOCATED IN: plasma membrane, vacuole, membrane; EXPRESSED IN: 36 plant structures; EXPRESSED DURING: 16 growth stages; CONTAINS InterPro DOMAIN/s: S-adenosyl-L-homocysteine hydrolase, conserved site (InterPro:IPR020082), S-adenosyl-L-homocysteine hydrolase (InterPro:IPR000043), S-adenosyl-L-homocysteine hydrolase, NAD binding (InterPro:IPR015878); BEST Arabidopsis thaliana protein match is: S-adenosyl-l-homocysteine (SAH) hydrolase 2 (TAIR:AT3G23810.1); Has 7964 Blast hits to 7958 proteins in 1477 species: Archae - 229; Bacteria - 2334; Metazoa - 639; Fungi - 145; Plants - 247; Viruses - 0; Other Eukaryotes - 4370 (source: NCBI BLink).), whose product MALLVEKTSSGREYKVKDMSQADFGRLELELAEVEMPGLMACRTEFGPSQPFKGARITGSLHMTIQTAVLIETLTALGAEVRWCSCNIFSTQDHAAAAIARDSAAVFAWKGETLQEYWWCTERALDWGPGGGPDLIVDDGGDATLLIHEGVKAEEIFEKTGQVPDPTSTDNPEFQIVLSIIKEGLQVDPKKYHKMKERLVGVSEETTTGVKRLYQMQQNGTLLFPAINVNDSVTKSKFDNLYGCRHSLPDGLMRATDVMIAGKVAVICGYGDVGKGCAAAMKTAGARVIVTEIDPICALQALMEGLQVLTLEDVVSEADIFVTTTGNKDIIMVDHMRKMKNNAIVCNIGHFDNEIDMLGLETYPGVKRITIKPQTDRWVFPETKAGIIVLAEGRLMNLGCATGHPSFVMSCSFTNQVIAQLELWNEKASGKYEKKVYVLPKHLDEKVALLHLGKLGARLTKLSKDQSDYVSIPIEGPYKPPHYRY is encoded by the exons ATGGCGTTGCTCGTCGAGAAGACCTCAAGTGGCCGTGAATACAAGGTCAAAGACATGTCTCAAGCCGATTTCGGTCGTCTCGAACTCGAGCTCGCCGAAGTTGAGATGCCTGGACTCATGGCTTGTCGTACCGAATTCGGACCTTCTCAGCCATTCAAAGGCGCTAGAATCACCGGATCTCTTCACATGACCATCCAAACCGCCGTACTCATCGAAACCCTAACTGCTCTCGGTGCTGAAGTCAGATGGTGTTCCTGCAACATCTTTTCCACTCAAGACCACGCCGCCGCAGCCATCGCTCGTGACTCCGCCGCTGTTTTCGCCTGGAAAGGTGAGACTCTTCAGGAGTACTGGTGGTGTACCGAGCGTGCTCTAGATTGGGGTCCAGGTGGTGGTCCTGATCTGATTGTTGATGATGGTGGTGACGCTACTCTTTTGATTCATGAGGGTGTTAAAGCTGAGGAGATCTTTGAGAAGACTGGTCAAGTTCCTGATCCTACTTCTACTGATAACCCTGAGTTTCAGATCGTGTTGTCTATTATCAAGGAAGGTCTTCAAGTTGATCCTAAGAAGTACCACAAGATGAAGGAGAGACTTGTTGGTGTCTCTGAGGAAACTACCACTGGTGTTAAGAGGCTTTACCAGATGCAGCAAAATGGAACTCTTTTGTTCCCTGCCATTAACGTTAACGACTCTGTCACCAAGAGCAAG TTCGACAACTTGTATGGTTGCCGTCACTCACTCCCTGATGGTCTCATGAGGGCCACTGATGTCATGATCGCTGGAAAGGTTGCTGTTATCTGTGGATATGGTGATGTTGGAAAGGGTTGTGCTGCTGCCATGAAGACTGCTGGTGCTAGAGTCATTGTGACTGAGATTGATCCCATCTGTGCCCTTCAAGCTTTGATGGAAGGACTTCAGGTTCTTACCCTTGAGGATGTTGTCTCAGAAGCTGATATCTTTGTCACCACCACCGGTAACAAAGACATCATCATGGTCGACCacatgaggaagatgaagaacaacgCTATTGTGTGCAACATTGGTCACTTTGACAATGAGATTGACATGCTTGGACTTGAGACTTACCCTGGTGTGAAGCGTATCACCATCAAGCCACAGACTGACAGGTGGGTGTTCCCAGAGACCAAGGCTGGAATCATTGTCTTGGCTGAGGGTCGTCTGATGAACTTGGGTTGTGCCACTGGTCACCCAAGTTTCGTGATGTCTTGCTCTTTCACCAACCAGGTGATTGCCCAGCTCGAGCTCTGGAACGAGAAAGCAAGCGGAAAGTACGAGAAGAAGGTGTACGTTCTTCCCAAGCATTTGGATGAGAAGGTTGCATTACTTCACTTGGGCAAGCTTGGAGCCAGGCTTACAAAGCTGTCAAAGGACCAATCTGACTACGTCAGCATTCCAATTGAGGGACCATACAAGCCTCCTCACTACAGGtactga
- the HOG1 gene encoding S-adenosyl-L-homocysteine hydrolase (HOMOLOGY-DEPENDENT GENE SILENCING 1 (HOG1); FUNCTIONS IN: adenosylhomocysteinase activity, copper ion binding; INVOLVED IN: methylation-dependent chromatin silencing, one-carbon metabolic process, posttranscriptional gene silencing, embryo development ending in seed dormancy; LOCATED IN: plasma membrane, membrane; EXPRESSED IN: 35 plant structures; EXPRESSED DURING: 16 growth stages; CONTAINS InterPro DOMAIN/s: S-adenosyl-L-homocysteine hydrolase (InterPro:IPR000043), S-adenosyl-L-homocysteine hydrolase, conserved site (InterPro:IPR020082), S-adenosyl-L-homocysteine hydrolase, NAD binding (InterPro:IPR015878); BEST Arabidopsis thaliana protein match is: S-adenosyl-l-homocysteine (SAH) hydrolase 2 (TAIR:AT3G23810.1); Has 35333 Blast hits to 34131 proteins in 2444 species: Archae - 798; Bacteria - 22429; Metazoa - 974; Fungi - 991; Plants - 531; Viruses - 0; Other Eukaryotes - 9610 (source: NCBI BLink).), translating to MRALDWGPGGGPDLIVDDGGDATLLIHEGVKAEEIFEKTGQVPDPTSTDNPEFQIVLSIIKEGLQVDPKKYHKMKERLVGVSEETTTGVKRLYQMQQNGTLLFPAINVNDSVTKSKFDNLYGCRHSLPDGLMRATDVMIAGKVAVICGYGDVGKGCAAAMKTAGARVIVTEIDPICALQALMEGLQVLTLEDVVSEADIFVTTTGNKDIIMVDHMRKMKNNAIVCNIGHFDNEIDMLGLETYPGVKRITIKPQTDRWVFPETKAGIIVLAEGRLMNLGCATGHPSFVMSCSFTNQVIAQLELWNEKASGKYEKKVYVLPKHLDEKVALLHLGKLGARLTKLSKDQSDYVSIPIEGPYKPPHYRY from the exons ATG CGTGCTCTAGATTGGGGTCCAGGTGGTGGTCCTGATCTGATTGTTGATGATGGTGGTGACGCTACTCTTTTGATTCATGAGGGTGTTAAAGCTGAGGAGATCTTTGAGAAGACTGGTCAAGTTCCTGATCCTACTTCTACTGATAACCCTGAGTTTCAGATCGTGTTGTCTATTATCAAGGAAGGTCTTCAAGTTGATCCTAAGAAGTACCACAAGATGAAGGAGAGACTTGTTGGTGTCTCTGAGGAAACTACCACTGGTGTTAAGAGGCTTTACCAGATGCAGCAAAATGGAACTCTTTTGTTCCCTGCCATTAACGTTAACGACTCTGTCACCAAGAGCAAG TTCGACAACTTGTATGGTTGCCGTCACTCACTCCCTGATGGTCTCATGAGGGCCACTGATGTCATGATCGCTGGAAAGGTTGCTGTTATCTGTGGATATGGTGATGTTGGAAAGGGTTGTGCTGCTGCCATGAAGACTGCTGGTGCTAGAGTCATTGTGACTGAGATTGATCCCATCTGTGCCCTTCAAGCTTTGATGGAAGGACTTCAGGTTCTTACCCTTGAGGATGTTGTCTCAGAAGCTGATATCTTTGTCACCACCACCGGTAACAAAGACATCATCATGGTCGACCacatgaggaagatgaagaacaacgCTATTGTGTGCAACATTGGTCACTTTGACAATGAGATTGACATGCTTGGACTTGAGACTTACCCTGGTGTGAAGCGTATCACCATCAAGCCACAGACTGACAGGTGGGTGTTCCCAGAGACCAAGGCTGGAATCATTGTCTTGGCTGAGGGTCGTCTGATGAACTTGGGTTGTGCCACTGGTCACCCAAGTTTCGTGATGTCTTGCTCTTTCACCAACCAGGTGATTGCCCAGCTCGAGCTCTGGAACGAGAAAGCAAGCGGAAAGTACGAGAAGAAGGTGTACGTTCTTCCCAAGCATTTGGATGAGAAGGTTGCATTACTTCACTTGGGCAAGCTTGGAGCCAGGCTTACAAAGCTGTCAAAGGACCAATCTGACTACGTCAGCATTCCAATTGAGGGACCATACAAGCCTCCTCACTACAGGtactga
- the RALFL31 gene encoding ralf-like 31 (ralf-like 31 (RALFL31); CONTAINS InterPro DOMAIN/s: Rapid ALkalinization Factor (InterPro:IPR008801); BEST Arabidopsis thaliana protein match is: ralf-like 24 (TAIR:AT3G23805.1); Has 30201 Blast hits to 17322 proteins in 780 species: Archae - 12; Bacteria - 1396; Metazoa - 17338; Fungi - 3422; Plants - 5037; Viruses - 0; Other Eukaryotes - 2996 (source: NCBI BLink).), whose protein sequence is MFNSTALVIFAILFLLISADAFPIPSPNGEIDAMLIRNSIIGEDEDLMPTEISRRVLMAQKRYIGYETLRRDMVPCQKPGASYYDCRSGQANSYSRGCDTITRCARDTNDINT, encoded by the coding sequence ATGTTTAACTCTACAGCGTTGGTGATTTTCGCCATTCTTTTCCTCTTAATCTCCGCCGATGCGTTCCCGATTCCGTCTCCCAACGGAGAGATCGACGCAATGTTGATCCGAAACAGTATCatcggagaagatgaagatctAATGCCAACTGAGATCAGCCGGAGAGTACTGATGGCGCAGAAACGGTACATCGGCTACGAAACGCTAAGGAGAGACATGGTTCCTTGTCAGAAACCAGGAGCTTCTTACTACGATTGTCGCTCTGGACAAGCTAATTCTTACAGCAGAGGCTGTGACACCATTACCAGATGCGCTAGAGACACAAACGACATCAACACATGA
- a CDS encoding defensin-like protein (LOCATED IN: endomembrane system; BEST Arabidopsis thaliana protein match is: low-molecular-weight cysteine-rich 46 (TAIR:AT5G48945.1); Has 35333 Blast hits to 34131 proteins in 2444 species: Archae - 798; Bacteria - 22429; Metazoa - 974; Fungi - 991; Plants - 531; Viruses - 0; Other Eukaryotes - 9610 (source: NCBI BLink).), protein MATQKFSYFLLVLLMVFALILPSIISVEVIPCIAGSKCTNDMTYNELCRFKGFSKGGFCQKYVHQTIGRCCCHPTGLESQESSISGDTNVVITN, encoded by the exons ATGGCCACTCAgaagttttcatattttctcttagttttgttgatgGTGTTTGCTCTCATCCTTCCATCAATAATTTCAG TCGAAGTCATACCCTGTATAGCGGGATCAAAATGTACAAACGATATGACATACAACGAACTTTGTAGATTTAAAGGATTCAGCAAAGGAGggttttgtcaaaaatatgTTCACCAAACGATCGGTCGGTGTTGCTGCCATCCTACAGGTTTGGAATCTCAAGAGTCTTCCATATCCGGTGATACCAATGTAGTCATTACTAATTAA
- a CDS encoding F-box/RNI-like superfamily protein, which translates to MDHVSSLPDEVLYHILSFLTTKEAALTSILSKRWRNLFTFVPNLDIDDSVFLHPQEGKEDRYEIQKSFMKFVDRVLALQGNSPIKKLSLKLRTGFDSHRVDGWISNALARGVTELDLLIILYTADYYLLSSKYFRNLVTLKLNSVRVDWLAAGDIFLPMLKTLVLHSVRLCVDKYFFSALPALEELVLVSVNWGGKDVNVSNASLKILTVNYNICLGTFSVDTPSLVYFCFTEYVAIDYPVVIMQNLFEARISLLVTQDQIERARAPNIDWVEDDVVLRLVNMEKLIKGIRNVQYMYLSPNTLEVLSLCCESMPVFNNLKSLTLKSHKSRGWQAMPVLLRNCPHLETLVLEGILHHVTDKCGYACDCVSREEKGCSLTSCPVKVLEIKGFRGTIKEMHMIKHFVNYFPCLMETNIYIEESGPPKLRVPQVCEFIAEMMEHYGKSSSFNVQLLVGGYLYKKWTAQ; encoded by the exons ATGGATCATGTAAGCAGTCTGCCAGACGAGGTTCTTTATCATATATTGTCCTTCCTTACCACAAAGGAAGCTGCTTTGACTTCGATTCTCAGCAAAAGATGGCGCAATCTGTTTACGTTTGTACCTAATCTTGATATTGATGACTCTGTCTTTCTCCATCCCCAAGAGGGTAAGGAGGATAGGTACGAAATTCAAAAGAGCTTCATGAAATTTGTTGATAGAGTATTGGCTTTGCAGGGTAATTCTCCCATTAAGAAACTCTCCCTCAAGTTGAGAACTGGCTTTGATTCACACCGAGTGGATGGTTGGATAAGTAATGCCTTGGCTCGTGGTGTTACCGAACTTGATCTGCTAATCATTTTGTATACAGCAGATTACTATCTGCTgtcttcaaaatatttcaggAACCTGGTTACGCTGAAGCTAAACAGTGTTCGTGTTGATTGGTTAGCTGCTGGTGACATATTCTTACCAATGCTTAAAACCCTAGTTCTTCACTCAGTTAGGTTATGTGTtgataagtatttttttagtGCTTTACCTGCGCTTGAGGAATTAGTCTTGGTTAGTGTTAACTGGGGAGGTAAGGATGTCAACGTATCAAATGCAAGCCTCAAAATCCTAACAGTAAATTACAACATTTGTTTAGGCACTTTTTCGGTTGATACACCTAGTCTTGTTTACTTCTGTTTCACTGAGTATGTTGCTATAGACTACCCTGTAGTTATAATGCAAAACTTATTTGAGGCTAGAATCAGCCTTTTGGTAACTCAAGATCAAATCGAGCGAGCAAGAGCGCCAAATATCGATTGGGTGGAGGATGATGTTGTTCTCCGACTAGTTAATATGGAGAAGCTCATAAAAGGCATACGTAATGTTCAGTATATGTACTTGTCTCCGAATACTCTCGAG GTTCTTTCTCTGTGTTGTGAATCGATGCCAGTGTTCAACAATCTCAAATCGTTAACTCTTAAGAGTCACAAGAGTCGAGGATGGCAAGCAATGCCAGTTCTTCTAAGGAACTGTCCACATCTAGAAACTCTAGTCCTTGAG GGTATCTTGCACCATGTCACAGATAAATGTGGGTATGCTTGTGACTGTGTTTCCCGAGAAGAAAAAGGTTGTTCACTCACATCTTGTCCAGTAAAAGTGTTAGAGATTAAAGGGTTTCGAGGAACGATAAAAGAGATGCACATGATAAAGCATTTCGTGAACTATTTTCCTTGTTTGAtggaaacaaatatttatattgaaGAGAGTGGTCCTCCAAAGCTCAGAGTCCCCCAAGTGTGTGAATTTATCGCGGAGATGATGGAACACTACGGAAAATCATCCAGTTTCAATGTCCAGCTCCTAGTGGGTGGTTACTTGTATAAGAAGTGGACTGCACAATGA